A window of Macrotis lagotis isolate mMagLag1 chromosome X, bilby.v1.9.chrom.fasta, whole genome shotgun sequence contains these coding sequences:
- the SPRING1 gene encoding SREBP regulating gene protein: MVTLASLVWRRLLRKRWVLGLLFGLSLVYFLSSTFKQEERAVRDRNLLQVQDREQPIPWKVQFNLGNSSRPSNQCRNSIQGKLLITDELGYVCERKDLLVNGCCNVNAASARRFCCDGCLSNGCCGAYEYCVSCCLQPNKQLLLERFLNQAAAAFQNLFMAVEDHFELCLAKCRTSSQSVQHENTYRDPIAKYCYGENPPELFPA, encoded by the exons ATGGTGACCCTGGCCTCCCTGGTGTGGCGGAGGCTCCTGAGGAAGCGCTGGGTGCTGGGCTTGCTCTTCGGGCTGTCCCTCGTCTACTTCCTCAGCAGCACCTTCAAGCAG GAGGAGAGGGCAGTGAGAGACCGGAATCTCCTCCAGGTTCAAGATCGTGAGCAGCCTATCCCGTGGAAAGTGCAGTTTAACCTGGGTAACAGCAGTCGCCCCAGCAACCAGTGTCGGAACTCCATTCAAGGGAAGCTTCTCATCACGGATGAGCTTG GTTATGTCTGCGAAAGGAAGGACCTGCTTGTGAACGGCTGTTGTAATGTCAATGCTGCCAGCGCCAGGCGCTTCTGCTGTGATGGTTGCTTGTCCAATGGGTGCTGTGGTGCCTATGAATACTGCGTCTCCTGCTGTCTCCAGCCCAACAAG CAATTACTCTTAGAACGGTTCCTCAACCAGGCTGCAGCagcatttcaaaatcttttcatgGCTGTGGAAGATCACTTTGAACTGTGTCTGGCCAAATGCAGAACCTCATCTCAG AGTGTGCAGCATGAGAACACCTACAGGGACCCCATTGCCAAATATTGCTATGGAGAGAACCCACCAGAGCTCTTCCCTGCATGA